One Defluviitoga tunisiensis genomic window carries:
- the aspS gene encoding aspartate--tRNA ligase codes for MFQQRTHTCGQLTKEDTGKKVVLNGWVDRIRNLGGLIFVLVRDRYGKTQVVFDPNDNKEVYERSLELKNEFVVSITGVVRTRPEKDINLGMKTGEIEVLATQLEIISESEVPPIYINKDEDVSENLRLKYRYLDLRKEKMQKNLIIRHQVMKATRDYLSSQNFLEIETPYLTKSTPEGARDFLVPSRLKPGTFYALPQSPQLFKQLLMVAGFDRYFQIARCFRDEDFRADRQPEFTQIDIEASFIKREDIFNVTEQLIKDIFQKTINEKIVVPFRRYTYDDVMNKYGSDKPDTRYGMEFIELSNYFEETEAKFIKEELANGSVLKGFIIPEKAENFARSKFDELVEYVKSLGSSGMIWISLTNSGDIRSNIKKIAEREIRKLIENDIIKKNSVMLMILGENSKVNQILGQLRNKIIKQEFEKKSGFDFLWVIDFPMFSWSEEEQRIMAEHHPFTMPNLEDFKKFKDIDPLKIKSQSYDLVINGYEIASGSIRIHDRTIQKEVFEVLGLSENEIEEKFGFLIEAFKYGAPPHGGIAVGMDRLVSVLVGEDSIKEVIAFPKTASGSDPMTGAPSPVSKKQLDELNLILLNELTNKEE; via the coding sequence TTGTTTCAACAAAGAACACACACTTGTGGACAACTTACAAAAGAAGATACTGGTAAAAAAGTAGTACTAAATGGATGGGTTGATAGAATAAGAAATTTAGGTGGATTAATATTTGTTCTTGTGAGAGATAGATATGGTAAAACACAGGTTGTTTTTGACCCTAATGATAACAAAGAAGTATATGAGAGATCATTAGAATTAAAAAACGAATTTGTAGTTTCAATCACAGGAGTGGTAAGAACAAGACCTGAAAAAGATATTAATTTAGGTATGAAGACAGGTGAAATAGAAGTTCTAGCGACTCAATTAGAAATTATATCTGAATCTGAAGTACCGCCTATATATATCAATAAGGACGAAGATGTTTCAGAAAATCTTAGGTTGAAATATAGATATTTAGACTTAAGAAAAGAAAAGATGCAGAAAAATCTCATTATAAGGCATCAAGTTATGAAAGCAACGAGAGATTATCTATCATCACAAAATTTTCTAGAGATAGAAACCCCTTATCTTACCAAATCAACACCAGAAGGTGCAAGAGATTTTTTAGTTCCTTCAAGATTAAAACCTGGAACATTTTATGCCTTGCCTCAATCGCCACAACTATTTAAACAGTTGCTTATGGTAGCAGGGTTTGATAGATATTTTCAAATTGCGCGTTGCTTTAGAGACGAGGATTTTAGGGCAGATAGGCAGCCTGAATTTACACAAATTGATATAGAAGCTTCTTTTATTAAAAGAGAAGATATATTTAATGTGACTGAACAATTGATAAAAGACATTTTTCAAAAAACTATAAATGAGAAAATAGTAGTTCCTTTTAGAAGATATACATATGACGATGTAATGAATAAGTACGGGTCAGATAAACCTGATACCAGATATGGCATGGAGTTTATTGAATTGAGTAATTACTTTGAAGAAACTGAAGCTAAGTTTATAAAAGAAGAATTAGCAAATGGTTCTGTATTAAAAGGTTTCATTATACCAGAAAAAGCAGAAAACTTTGCAAGAAGCAAGTTTGACGAACTTGTTGAATATGTAAAAAGCTTAGGAAGTTCTGGAATGATATGGATATCTCTTACTAACTCTGGAGATATTAGATCAAACATTAAAAAGATAGCAGAAAGAGAAATAAGAAAACTAATAGAAAATGATATAATTAAAAAGAATAGTGTTATGTTAATGATACTAGGAGAGAATAGCAAAGTTAATCAAATATTAGGTCAATTAAGAAATAAAATAATAAAACAAGAATTTGAGAAAAAATCAGGTTTTGATTTTTTGTGGGTAATCGATTTTCCAATGTTTTCTTGGAGTGAAGAGGAACAAAGAATTATGGCTGAGCATCATCCATTTACAATGCCTAATCTAGAAGATTTTAAAAAATTTAAAGATATCGATCCTCTAAAAATAAAGTCTCAGTCTTATGATTTAGTTATTAATGGATATGAAATAGCAAGCGGTAGTATTAGAATTCACGACAGAACCATTCAAAAAGAAGTATTTGAAGTTTTGGGATTGTCTGAAAATGAAATCGAAGAAAAGTTTGGTTTTTTAATAGAGGCATTTAAGTATGGCGCACCTCCCCATGGCGGAATTGCAGTAGGGATGGATAGATTAGTTAGTGTTCTTGTTGGAGAAGATTCAATAAAAGAAGTGATTGCCTTTCCAAAGACAGCTTCTGGTTCAGATCCGATGACAGGTGCACCTTCTCCTGTTTCAAAAAAACAACTAGATGAGTTGAACCTAATTTTATTGAATGAATTAACCAACAAGGAAGAATAA
- a CDS encoding polysaccharide biosynthesis/export family protein, with protein MSKQKFLLFTLFVVLSLISFSYNVRIGDTLGVWVLGYPEYSISELIVGPEGEITVPPLGRLKAEGKTLDQLEQEVSTKMQSYIKANKVTIGVVKYAPFPVTVIGNTKINGVIDIKSEKIRLSDLIGQVGGFQDTNKSSFAIIKTPDGKEQKVNIEWLKSGNKGEDPYIQSGSFVLFPYDYTNKITIFSDFGTSSIDYYDGMSLKSVISTMNVSVNKISSKIIVIRDSQIKEVNFENILKSEDFFLEPGDTIIVPLNHANKVLVFSDFGTASLDYFEGMGIKSAIALLNSAANINIPLNQVNDTINVVRDSQVFSLSLNEITNGKEFKLLPGDTVIINKFLSYVYLNSDEVSKQVDFEKHENMNVRTLLLKVGINEEFVEEVKINDIKSNLDAQIKNGDFISIKTKKNYVYLTGAFNQTGKISFLPNENITLDKVLGLGHGFTNDFSGELVMIDTLGTAKVIKVDTKDLSSLKDIFVQPGSTIIANSMERIAYIFGDISGSVDYSLGDSLYELLLPFNLSDAYEIRYQIANKAGNVDASDYNALKSIPLEGKVFIEIYKKSSNEVIVYKSGETKVITDNIVRIIDVFSSVNGFTPVDKGVIQIYKNGKLIESLDSTDILNNLTKEVPKGSYVIIQPDLEGSYIAVLGNVDPKSIRTDIPISLVEILSSSKIDWKNQENAIIYTEENEEIVVNLGNIDNLRNVLVKPGSIVYVPPSEEQVVYVFGEVTRPGLVTYNSGMTVLDAILKAGNTTKSAQPSTVYLFKDGPENPPITLDLSGIIKAAPIKTSMNPEIKPKDIIYVPKNAITNIVEVMTTVQFFMGFVDTGVDVFENVKGLF; from the coding sequence ATGAGTAAACAGAAATTTTTATTATTCACGTTGTTTGTTGTGTTGTCGTTGATTTCCTTTTCGTATAACGTTAGGATAGGAGATACATTAGGAGTTTGGGTTTTAGGTTATCCAGAATACTCAATTTCTGAATTAATCGTAGGTCCAGAAGGTGAAATAACCGTTCCTCCTCTAGGAAGGTTAAAAGCTGAGGGAAAAACCTTGGATCAGCTGGAACAAGAGGTTTCAACCAAGATGCAGAGTTATATAAAAGCTAACAAGGTCACAATTGGAGTGGTAAAATACGCACCTTTTCCTGTAACTGTCATAGGAAACACGAAAATCAACGGAGTAATTGATATAAAAAGCGAAAAAATAAGACTGTCAGATCTAATTGGTCAAGTAGGCGGTTTTCAAGATACAAATAAGTCTTCATTTGCAATAATAAAAACACCAGATGGAAAAGAGCAAAAAGTCAATATTGAATGGCTTAAAAGTGGTAACAAAGGAGAAGATCCATATATTCAATCAGGTTCTTTTGTTTTATTTCCATATGATTATACAAATAAGATTACCATATTTTCAGACTTTGGAACTTCCTCTATAGATTATTATGACGGGATGAGTTTAAAATCAGTTATTTCAACAATGAACGTATCAGTTAATAAGATATCATCGAAGATTATTGTTATTAGAGATTCTCAAATTAAGGAGGTTAATTTTGAAAATATTCTTAAATCAGAGGACTTCTTTTTAGAACCTGGGGATACCATTATTGTTCCATTAAATCATGCTAATAAAGTACTTGTATTTTCGGATTTTGGAACTGCCTCTTTGGACTATTTTGAAGGAATGGGAATAAAATCAGCTATTGCATTATTAAATTCTGCTGCGAACATAAATATACCTTTAAATCAGGTCAATGATACAATAAATGTTGTTAGGGACTCACAAGTATTTAGTTTATCGTTAAATGAAATTACAAACGGAAAAGAATTTAAACTACTTCCTGGTGATACTGTTATAATAAATAAATTTTTGAGCTATGTTTATCTGAACTCAGATGAGGTATCAAAACAGGTAGACTTTGAGAAACATGAAAACATGAATGTAAGAACTTTGTTATTAAAGGTAGGTATTAATGAAGAATTCGTTGAAGAAGTAAAAATTAATGATATTAAAAGTAATTTAGATGCACAGATTAAAAATGGAGATTTTATTAGCATCAAGACAAAGAAAAATTATGTATATTTAACAGGTGCATTTAATCAAACAGGTAAAATAAGTTTTTTACCAAACGAGAATATAACTCTAGACAAAGTTTTAGGGTTAGGACATGGATTTACAAATGATTTCTCTGGTGAATTAGTAATGATAGATACTCTTGGTACAGCTAAAGTTATAAAGGTCGATACTAAAGACTTAAGCAGCTTAAAAGATATTTTTGTTCAACCGGGATCAACTATAATAGCTAATTCTATGGAAAGAATTGCTTATATATTCGGAGATATTTCGGGAAGTGTTGATTATTCATTAGGAGATTCACTATATGAACTATTATTACCTTTCAATCTTAGTGATGCTTATGAGATAAGGTATCAAATTGCTAATAAGGCAGGAAATGTAGATGCCTCTGATTATAATGCTTTAAAATCTATTCCATTAGAAGGCAAGGTATTTATAGAAATTTACAAAAAGTCTTCAAATGAGGTTATAGTCTACAAAAGCGGGGAAACGAAAGTAATTACAGACAATATAGTTCGAATAATAGATGTATTTTCTTCTGTTAATGGATTTACTCCTGTAGATAAAGGAGTAATACAAATATATAAAAACGGAAAACTAATAGAAAGCCTTGATTCTACAGATATATTAAATAATTTAACAAAAGAAGTTCCAAAAGGTTCTTATGTTATAATTCAACCAGATTTAGAGGGTTCATATATAGCCGTTTTAGGTAATGTTGATCCTAAGAGTATTAGAACGGATATTCCTATCAGTTTGGTTGAGATTCTTTCAAGTTCTAAAATTGATTGGAAAAATCAAGAAAATGCAATAATTTATACAGAGGAAAACGAAGAAATTGTGGTAAATCTAGGCAATATTGACAACCTGAGAAACGTATTAGTCAAACCCGGTTCGATTGTGTATGTTCCACCATCAGAAGAACAAGTAGTATATGTTTTTGGAGAAGTAACAAGGCCAGGTTTGGTTACATATAATTCAGGTATGACGGTCTTAGATGCCATACTTAAAGCTGGAAATACTACCAAATCAGCTCAACCATCAACAGTATATTTGTTTAAAGATGGTCCAGAAAATCCACCAATTACGCTTGATTTATCTGGTATAATAAAGGCAGCACCTATAAAAACATCAATGAATCCAGAAATTAAACCAAAAGATATAATATATGTACCTAAAAATGCGATAACAAATATTGTTGAAGTTATGACTACCGTTCAATTTTTTATGGGTTTTGTTGATACAGGAGTAGATGTTTTTGAAAATGTTAAAGGATTGTTTTAA
- the ispH gene encoding 4-hydroxy-3-methylbut-2-enyl diphosphate reductase — MEILVAKRIGFCFGVSRAIQEVKTILEQYKEVYIYGELVHNNEVMNELKELRAKVINSLEEIPQDANSKIIVIRAHGITEKEKIVLENNFLKVIDMTCPIVKNLVSLVRQKQKEGYYSILFGKADHPEVRGLKGNVDEKSLLITEKPLNITFKKVLIVSQTTMGEDSFKDFIADTIKINSFKEILVKNTICTETLIREKETLELSKKCDLMLVIGGKQSSNTKKLYNLAKERCKRTFYIERYEELEQIEIYPSDVIGIVTGSSTPIVELERVVNYLKSL; from the coding sequence ATGGAAATACTTGTAGCTAAGAGAATTGGCTTTTGCTTTGGGGTGTCGAGGGCAATTCAAGAGGTAAAGACAATTTTAGAACAATATAAAGAAGTTTATATATATGGAGAATTGGTTCATAATAATGAAGTAATGAATGAACTAAAAGAACTTCGAGCAAAAGTAATAAACAGCCTTGAAGAAATTCCTCAAGATGCAAATTCTAAAATAATTGTTATAAGGGCTCATGGAATAACAGAAAAAGAAAAAATTGTCCTAGAAAATAATTTTTTGAAAGTGATAGATATGACTTGTCCTATAGTAAAAAATCTTGTCAGTTTAGTAAGGCAAAAACAGAAAGAAGGCTATTATTCTATATTGTTTGGAAAAGCAGATCATCCAGAGGTTAGAGGACTAAAAGGAAATGTTGATGAAAAGAGCCTTTTAATAACGGAAAAACCACTAAATATTACATTTAAAAAAGTGCTAATTGTTTCACAAACAACTATGGGAGAAGACAGTTTTAAAGATTTTATAGCTGATACCATAAAGATAAACTCATTTAAAGAAATTCTTGTTAAAAATACCATATGCACCGAGACTCTAATAAGAGAAAAAGAAACGTTAGAATTATCAAAAAAATGTGATCTAATGTTAGTAATAGGGGGAAAACAAAGTTCCAATACCAAAAAGTTGTATAATTTAGCAAAAGAGCGTTGTAAAAGGACTTTTTATATAGAAAGATATGAGGAACTTGAACAAATTGAAATATATCCATCTGATGTTATAGGTATTGTAACTGGTTCCTCAACCCCTATAGTTGAGTTAGAAAGAGTTGTAAATTACTTAAAAAGTTTATAA
- a CDS encoding S1 RNA-binding domain-containing protein, translating to MEKQSFEELMEDLEIIELKKGRIFEGKVFEIDNDGIWVALEGSPGDVFVTQDELLRSKRDYKIGDLITIKITKVNDAEGLHLASEKKAVWQKLFNDIKEGENYKAVFKERVKNGYTVLIEGVVKAFLPGSLSLLKIYEDMPSEEVGVKVISKKGRNIVVSRKDYIEEKIEVFFGNYKKGMLVEGIVEEVKDFGAFVRLSDYVTAFLPKNEVSWNSRMDLKEFLKIGKKIKAIIVDIDEKDKKINLSIKQLKDDPWETIEVKYPIDSVVNGTVTKIFPFGFTVEIEEGIEGLVHESQIFWGRRGRIEDVVKVGDVVKVKVLDIDKENRKMNLSYKLAMGDPWENIEEKYNEGIVVKGTVEKILENGAIIKLEEGVTGFLHVSELSWNFIDNISNYLKEGSNVKVKILSVDKDNRKMRLSIRKALENPWKKVIREVQPGDIVKGKIAKFVDKGAIVLVDKHNVEAYLPSSKASFDSKNVREIFEIGEEVEVKVLEINLENENKRGNMVVSAVNLENFEGKEAEDILKDLEK from the coding sequence ATGGAAAAGCAGAGTTTTGAAGAGTTAATGGAAGATCTTGAAATAATTGAATTGAAGAAAGGGAGAATTTTTGAAGGAAAAGTTTTTGAAATAGATAACGATGGCATATGGGTAGCATTGGAAGGTTCTCCAGGAGATGTTTTTGTAACCCAAGACGAACTACTTAGATCCAAAAGAGACTACAAAATTGGCGACTTAATAACCATTAAGATTACCAAAGTTAATGATGCTGAAGGTTTGCATTTGGCATCCGAAAAGAAAGCTGTTTGGCAAAAATTGTTCAATGACATAAAAGAGGGAGAAAATTACAAAGCTGTTTTTAAAGAGAGGGTTAAAAACGGTTATACTGTTTTAATAGAAGGAGTTGTAAAGGCTTTTCTTCCTGGTTCTCTTTCTTTGTTGAAAATATATGAAGATATGCCTTCTGAAGAAGTTGGTGTAAAAGTAATATCAAAAAAAGGAAGAAATATAGTCGTATCAAGAAAAGATTATATTGAAGAGAAAATAGAAGTTTTTTTTGGTAATTACAAGAAAGGGATGTTAGTTGAAGGTATAGTTGAAGAAGTAAAAGATTTTGGTGCCTTTGTAAGGTTGTCTGATTATGTTACAGCATTTTTACCTAAAAATGAGGTAAGTTGGAACAGTAGAATGGATCTAAAAGAATTTTTAAAAATTGGGAAAAAAATAAAGGCTATAATAGTTGATATTGATGAAAAAGACAAAAAAATTAATCTTTCAATTAAACAGTTGAAAGATGATCCTTGGGAAACAATAGAGGTTAAATACCCTATTGATAGTGTTGTAAATGGGACTGTTACAAAAATATTTCCGTTTGGATTTACTGTAGAAATTGAAGAAGGAATAGAAGGGTTAGTTCATGAATCGCAAATTTTTTGGGGACGTCGTGGAAGAATTGAAGATGTCGTAAAGGTTGGAGATGTAGTTAAAGTTAAAGTGTTAGATATAGATAAAGAAAACAGAAAGATGAATTTAAGTTACAAGCTGGCAATGGGAGATCCATGGGAAAATATTGAGGAAAAATATAATGAGGGAATAGTTGTTAAAGGAACTGTAGAAAAAATCTTAGAAAATGGGGCTATAATCAAGTTAGAGGAAGGAGTAACTGGATTTTTGCATGTTTCTGAGCTTTCATGGAATTTTATTGATAATATAAGCAACTATCTGAAAGAAGGTAGCAATGTCAAGGTTAAAATATTAAGTGTTGATAAAGATAATAGAAAAATGAGATTATCTATAAGAAAAGCGTTAGAAAATCCTTGGAAAAAAGTAATTAGAGAAGTCCAGCCAGGCGATATAGTAAAGGGAAAAATTGCTAAATTTGTAGACAAAGGTGCTATTGTTCTCGTTGATAAACATAACGTTGAAGCTTATCTTCCATCAAGCAAAGCATCGTTTGATTCAAAAAACGTTAGAGAGATATTTGAAATTGGTGAAGAAGTTGAAGTTAAGGTTTTAGAAATCAACCTTGAAAATGAAAATAAGAGAGGAAACATGGTTGTCAGTGCTGTAAATCTCGAAAATTTTGAAGGAAAAGAAGCAGAAGATATATTAAAAGATTTAGAAAAATAG
- the plsY gene encoding glycerol-3-phosphate 1-O-acyltransferase PlsY has translation MKIFFLIISYLCGSLPFSFIVPWLKGVDIRKVGSGNVGGTNVLRALGPKYGAICISLDFLKSFVPVFVARMIFGINSWIPYLCLIFAVLGHNYSIFLKFKGGKGVSSTLGGYFALRPLLGIIFLIVWFPVELATKYVSLASLLGMLISAIMGFFIDVKAGITFLILFVFSAYKHRTNIKRLIEGTENKTDFLSLIKKGHMKSE, from the coding sequence ATGAAAATATTTTTTTTGATAATAAGTTATTTGTGTGGATCTTTGCCTTTTAGTTTTATAGTACCTTGGTTAAAAGGAGTTGATATAAGAAAAGTTGGTAGTGGAAATGTAGGAGGGACAAATGTATTAAGAGCTTTAGGCCCTAAGTATGGAGCTATTTGTATTTCTTTGGATTTTTTGAAATCGTTTGTTCCGGTATTCGTTGCAAGGATGATTTTTGGAATTAATTCATGGATTCCTTATCTATGTTTAATTTTTGCTGTTTTAGGGCACAATTACTCCATATTTTTAAAATTTAAAGGTGGAAAAGGTGTTTCTTCGACATTAGGAGGATATTTCGCTTTAAGACCTTTATTGGGTATAATATTTCTGATAGTATGGTTTCCTGTAGAATTAGCCACCAAATATGTATCTTTAGCTTCTCTACTAGGAATGCTTATTTCAGCTATTATGGGTTTTTTCATAGATGTAAAAGCTGGCATTACTTTTCTTATACTATTTGTATTTAGTGCATATAAACATAGAACTAATATCAAAAGGTTAATTGAAGGAACGGAAAATAAAACCGATTTTCTTTCCTTGATAAAGAAAGGACATATGAAAAGTGAATGA
- the cmk gene encoding (d)CMP kinase yields MACKNHTIKIAIDGPAGSGKSTIAQKIADLLGIFYLNSGALYRIIGYYLDNQQINPEDSKTIMNKIDDIEIVIKNNKYYLNGEDVSDKIKNAKSGMLASIYSKNAAVREKVNHLIKEISKKNSVVVDGRDIGTEVLPNSDIKIFLTASLEERARRRWKELKERGENVSYQDILKEIEERDKADSTRNISPLRPAEDAIIIDTTNKTIEDVIQEIVNILKEKGLYGNTCS; encoded by the coding sequence ATGGCTTGTAAGAATCATACTATAAAGATTGCTATTGATGGACCTGCAGGTTCAGGAAAATCTACCATTGCTCAAAAGATTGCAGATCTTTTAGGAATCTTCTATTTAAATAGTGGAGCATTATACAGAATTATAGGTTATTATTTAGATAACCAACAGATCAATCCTGAAGATTCTAAAACTATCATGAATAAGATAGATGATATAGAAATTGTAATTAAAAATAACAAATATTATTTAAATGGGGAAGATGTTTCAGACAAGATAAAAAATGCAAAGTCAGGGATGCTCGCCTCCATTTACTCAAAAAATGCTGCTGTCAGAGAAAAAGTGAACCATCTGATAAAAGAAATATCGAAAAAAAACAGTGTTGTAGTAGATGGAAGAGATATTGGCACTGAAGTATTACCTAATAGTGATATAAAAATTTTTTTAACAGCTTCCTTGGAAGAGAGAGCTAGAAGAAGATGGAAAGAATTGAAAGAAAGAGGAGAAAATGTATCATATCAAGATATTTTAAAGGAAATAGAAGAAAGAGATAAAGCTGATTCAACAAGAAATATTTCTCCTTTGCGGCCTGCAGAAGATGCTATTATTATTGATACTACTAATAAAACTATAGAAGATGTTATTCAAGAAATAGTTAATATTTTGAAGGAGAAAGGTTTATATGGAAATACTTGTAGCTAA
- a CDS encoding tetratricopeptide repeat protein produces the protein MNKNEAFYINKSGNDLIETGQYEKALNYYLRAIEIMPEEPIFYHNLGVCLLLNSDYKNASKYFKLGIEKGLSLDETYLYLAESLYESNNYDELITIKEPESEQMRYHVLLLKSKSALKTNNKQLAKKYLDSIKIMGYDSQEINLIEKMVGL, from the coding sequence ATGAATAAAAATGAGGCTTTTTATATCAATAAAAGTGGAAATGACCTAATAGAGACAGGTCAGTATGAAAAGGCTTTAAATTATTATTTAAGGGCGATTGAAATCATGCCAGAAGAACCTATTTTTTATCATAATTTAGGGGTATGTTTATTACTTAATAGTGATTATAAAAATGCATCAAAATATTTCAAATTAGGCATAGAAAAAGGATTATCCTTGGATGAAACATATCTTTATTTAGCAGAGAGTCTGTATGAATCCAACAACTATGATGAATTGATAACAATAAAAGAACCAGAGTCAGAACAAATGAGGTATCATGTTTTGCTTCTAAAAAGCAAATCCGCTTTGAAAACAAACAATAAACAGTTAGCAAAAAAGTATTTAGATAGCATAAAAATTATGGGTTATGACTCTCAAGAAATAAATCTGATAGAGAAGATGGTTGGATTATAA
- the der gene encoding ribosome biogenesis GTPase Der, producing the protein MKPKVLIVGKANVGKSTLFNRIIGEKKSIVHDLPGVTRDFVYGETEWDGVSFTVIDTCGIFENAQSYIEEKQKSLIFQSREEAALILFVVDGRNGLTSEDFYIADNLKRYSNKVILVANKAENYDKFEIEVKPELYSLGFGDIIPVSAEHNRNITELLDEIVNFLVKHELTSFIEDAEQTSEEIIKVAIVGRPNVGKSSLFNSIIGIERALVSEIPGTTRDSIDYEVEIEGQKFSFIDTAGLRKKSTVSYGSIEMFSISRSIRAIERSDVVVLVVDALEGITRQDKSIIGLAEDRGKASVIVFNKWDLVKNKQQKKEEFLSSIDKEFFFVNYSPIVFTSAAKKWGIDELIASIEEANRSRNKRIQTSLLNAALERYIMASPPPIKKGKRIKFYYAAQVGIRPPVFVFYTNLPNDVPKYYQQGLRNMIRNYVDPFIGSPIFLKFKESKPSRKKSDIKGKIQSSKK; encoded by the coding sequence ATTAAACCAAAAGTATTAATAGTAGGTAAGGCTAATGTTGGAAAATCCACTTTGTTTAACAGAATTATTGGTGAAAAAAAATCTATTGTTCATGATTTGCCAGGGGTAACTAGAGATTTTGTATATGGTGAAACTGAATGGGATGGTGTATCCTTTACGGTTATTGATACATGTGGTATTTTTGAAAATGCTCAAAGTTATATAGAAGAAAAACAAAAATCACTTATTTTTCAAAGTAGGGAAGAGGCTGCTTTGATACTCTTTGTAGTTGATGGTCGAAATGGTCTAACATCAGAAGATTTCTATATAGCAGATAATTTAAAAAGATATAGTAATAAAGTTATTTTAGTTGCAAATAAGGCTGAGAACTATGACAAATTTGAAATTGAAGTAAAACCTGAATTATATTCTTTAGGGTTTGGTGATATTATTCCGGTATCTGCAGAACATAATCGAAATATTACCGAACTTTTAGATGAAATAGTGAATTTTTTAGTAAAACACGAACTTACTTCATTTATTGAAGATGCTGAACAAACATCAGAAGAAATAATAAAAGTTGCGATTGTTGGTAGACCAAATGTAGGGAAATCCTCATTATTTAATTCTATAATTGGTATAGAAAGAGCTTTAGTATCAGAAATTCCAGGTACTACAAGAGATTCCATAGATTATGAAGTTGAAATAGAAGGCCAAAAATTTAGTTTTATAGATACTGCTGGTTTAAGAAAAAAAAGTACTGTTTCATACGGTAGCATAGAAATGTTTTCTATTTCAAGATCGATAAGAGCTATAGAACGATCAGATGTGGTTGTTTTGGTTGTGGATGCACTTGAAGGAATAACCAGACAAGATAAAAGTATTATAGGATTAGCAGAAGATAGGGGTAAAGCTAGCGTTATTGTTTTTAATAAATGGGATTTAGTAAAAAACAAACAACAAAAAAAAGAAGAATTTCTTTCTAGCATTGATAAAGAATTCTTTTTTGTAAATTATAGTCCGATAGTGTTTACGTCCGCAGCAAAAAAATGGGGTATAGATGAGCTTATAGCCTCAATTGAGGAAGCTAATAGATCAAGGAACAAAAGAATACAAACAAGTCTATTAAACGCAGCTTTAGAGAGATATATTATGGCATCACCTCCCCCTATAAAAAAAGGTAAAAGAATTAAATTTTATTACGCTGCACAAGTTGGGATAAGACCACCTGTGTTTGTATTTTATACAAATTTACCAAATGATGTACCAAAGTATTATCAGCAAGGATTAAGAAATATGATAAGAAATTATGTAGATCCTTTTATAGGTTCTCCAATATTTTTGAAATTTAAAGAGTCAAAACCTTCGAGAAAAAAATCAGATATAAAAGGTAAAATACAATCGTCAAAAAAGTAA